The Anoplolepis gracilipes chromosome 14, ASM4749672v1, whole genome shotgun sequence genome includes a window with the following:
- the LOC140673429 gene encoding acyl-CoA synthetase short-chain family member 3, mitochondrial isoform X1: MLHQMNSDFLDAQSENSEKPYLESCIMRSRITRKGDSNDYIMNPHRNECSTYEEAYKKSLECPEEFWGEIGSCIDWSKPWQKVLDNSNEPFTKWFVGGELNACYNALDRHVHAGNGEKAAIIHDSPQTSSIRKVTYNELLQKTSFLAGALAELGVRKGDRVIIYMPLIPETLIAILATARLGAIHSVVFGGFAANELASRIDHAEPKVIIAASCGLEPSKVIKYTTMLNGAMNIITAPKPKCIIFQRRNVWEAPLLESQFDWDELLKISKPHPCVMVEANDPLYILYTSGTTGKPKGIIRPVGGHLATLCWTMKAVYGMNKNSVWWAASDMGWVVGHSYICYGPLVYGATSVMYEGKPDRTPDASQYFRIIEQHGVNALFCVPTALRVIRRADPETLLGKKYSLKSLKTIFVAGEFCDYETKAWAEKVFKVPILNHWWQSETGHPITSLCTGYGHYPSLPKFSTGLAIPGYEIHILREDGSRALQHELGRIAIKLPLPPGCMSTLYRTPERFKEIYFSTFPGYYDTMDAGYIDEFGYIYVTARDDDIINVAGHRISTAALEDIIFAHPDVVEAAVVGVPDHTKGEVPLCLYIKRNDVTCNEEEINQELVARVRSMMGPIASFRVAAAVTALPKTRSGKIIRKSIASLARSKPFKISSTIEDPTVFREIKEVLQKLGYAKLAPDPQ, from the exons ATTACATTATGAACCCTCATCGTAACGAGTGTTCTACCTACGAGGAAGCGTATAAGAAATCATTAGAGTGTCCAGAAGAGTTTTGGGGCGAGATCGGCAGCTGTATCGACTGGAGCAAACCTTGGCAAAAAGTTCTGGATAATTCTAATGAGCCGTTTACGAAAtg GTTTGTCGGCGGAGAATTGAATGCTTGTTACAACGCGTTGGACCGCCACGTGCACGCCGGGAACGGGGAGAAAGCAGCTATTATTCACGACAGCCCCCAAACGTCATCAATACGTAAAGTGACGTATAATGAGCTCTTGCAAAAGACATCCTTTCTGGCGGGTGCGTTAGCCGAGCTAGGTGTGCGTAAAGGGGATAGAGTGATCATTTATATGCCGCTGATTCCTGAAACTCTCATCGCTATTTTGGCCACTGCCAGATTAGGAGCAATTCATTCGGTAGTTTTCGGAG GTTTCGCAGCGAATGAATTGGCGTCTAGGATTGATCATGCCGAACCAAAGGTCATTATTGCCGCCAGCTGCGGCTTGGAACCGTCCAAAGTGATAAA ATATACTACTATGCTAAATGGCGCTATGAATATAATTACTGCACCGAAGCCGAAATGtatcatttttcaaagaaGAAATGTGTGGGAAGCGCCGTTGCTCGAGTCACAATTTGACTGGGATGAGCTTCTAAAGATATCAAAACCTCACCCGTGTGTAATGGTTGAAGCTAACGAtccattgtatatattgtatacatcaGGAACTACAG GGAAACCGAAGGGAATTATAAGACCGGTCGGTGGTCACTTGGCGACACTTTGTTGGACCATGAAAGCAGTTTAcggaatgaataaaaatagtgtTTGGTGGGCAGCTTCTGATATGGGATGGGTTGTTGGACATTCATATATTTGCTATGGTCCTCTCGTGTACGGCGCGACGAGCGTAATGTATGAAGGAAAACCCGACAGGACACCGGATGCTAGTCAATATTTCag AATCATTGAGCAACATGGCGTAAACGCATTATTTTGCGTGCCTACAGCTTTACGAGTTATAAGACGGGCTGATCCGGAAACATtattaggaaaaaaatattcattaaaatc tttaaaaacgATATTTGTGGCTGGGGAATTTTGCGATTATGAAACAAAAGCTTGGGCCGAGAAAGTATTTAAGGTGCCAATTCTAAATCACTGGTGGCAATCAGAGACCGGACATCCCATTACATCACTATGCACAGGATATGGTCATTATCCTAGTTTGCCAAAGTTTAGTACAGGACTTGCTATACCTGGATACGAGA TTCACATCTTGCGCGAAGATGGAAGTAGAGCGTTACAACACGAACTCGGACGAATCGCGATAAAGTTGCCGTTACCACCTGGATGTATGTCAACTCTTTATCGAACACCCGAAAGATTtaaggaaatatatttctcgacATTTCCG gGTTACTACGACACTATGGATGCTGGCTACATCGACGAATTCGGTTATATTTACGTGACAGCGCGGGACGATGACATTATAAATGTAGCTGGGCACAGAATATCAACAGCTGCACTGGAAGATATTATCTTTGCTCATCCCGATGTCGTGGAAGCTGCGGTTGTCGGTGTACCAGATCATACCAAAGGAGAAGTACCACTGTGCCTTTACATTAAACGAAACG ATGTCACATGCAACGAGGAGGAAATAAATCAAGAGCTTGTCGCACGGGTGAGAAGCATGATGGGCCCGATCGCGTCTTTTCGGGTCGCCGCAGCTGTTACCGCGTTACCTAAAACGCGCTCGGGGAAGATAATTCGCAAATCTATTGCTTCATTGGCACGATCGAAACCATTCAAG atttcAAGCACGATCGAAGATCCAACAGTATTCCGTGAAATTAAGGAGGTACTTCAAAAGCTTGGATACGCAAAACTGGCCCCGGATCCACAATAA
- the LOC140673429 gene encoding acyl-CoA synthetase short-chain family member 3, mitochondrial isoform X2, giving the protein MQNYIMNPHRNECSTYEEAYKKSLECPEEFWGEIGSCIDWSKPWQKVLDNSNEPFTKWFVGGELNACYNALDRHVHAGNGEKAAIIHDSPQTSSIRKVTYNELLQKTSFLAGALAELGVRKGDRVIIYMPLIPETLIAILATARLGAIHSVVFGGFAANELASRIDHAEPKVIIAASCGLEPSKVIKYTTMLNGAMNIITAPKPKCIIFQRRNVWEAPLLESQFDWDELLKISKPHPCVMVEANDPLYILYTSGTTGKPKGIIRPVGGHLATLCWTMKAVYGMNKNSVWWAASDMGWVVGHSYICYGPLVYGATSVMYEGKPDRTPDASQYFRIIEQHGVNALFCVPTALRVIRRADPETLLGKKYSLKSLKTIFVAGEFCDYETKAWAEKVFKVPILNHWWQSETGHPITSLCTGYGHYPSLPKFSTGLAIPGYEIHILREDGSRALQHELGRIAIKLPLPPGCMSTLYRTPERFKEIYFSTFPGYYDTMDAGYIDEFGYIYVTARDDDIINVAGHRISTAALEDIIFAHPDVVEAAVVGVPDHTKGEVPLCLYIKRNDVTCNEEEINQELVARVRSMMGPIASFRVAAAVTALPKTRSGKIIRKSIASLARSKPFKISSTIEDPTVFREIKEVLQKLGYAKLAPDPQ; this is encoded by the exons ATTACATTATGAACCCTCATCGTAACGAGTGTTCTACCTACGAGGAAGCGTATAAGAAATCATTAGAGTGTCCAGAAGAGTTTTGGGGCGAGATCGGCAGCTGTATCGACTGGAGCAAACCTTGGCAAAAAGTTCTGGATAATTCTAATGAGCCGTTTACGAAAtg GTTTGTCGGCGGAGAATTGAATGCTTGTTACAACGCGTTGGACCGCCACGTGCACGCCGGGAACGGGGAGAAAGCAGCTATTATTCACGACAGCCCCCAAACGTCATCAATACGTAAAGTGACGTATAATGAGCTCTTGCAAAAGACATCCTTTCTGGCGGGTGCGTTAGCCGAGCTAGGTGTGCGTAAAGGGGATAGAGTGATCATTTATATGCCGCTGATTCCTGAAACTCTCATCGCTATTTTGGCCACTGCCAGATTAGGAGCAATTCATTCGGTAGTTTTCGGAG GTTTCGCAGCGAATGAATTGGCGTCTAGGATTGATCATGCCGAACCAAAGGTCATTATTGCCGCCAGCTGCGGCTTGGAACCGTCCAAAGTGATAAA ATATACTACTATGCTAAATGGCGCTATGAATATAATTACTGCACCGAAGCCGAAATGtatcatttttcaaagaaGAAATGTGTGGGAAGCGCCGTTGCTCGAGTCACAATTTGACTGGGATGAGCTTCTAAAGATATCAAAACCTCACCCGTGTGTAATGGTTGAAGCTAACGAtccattgtatatattgtatacatcaGGAACTACAG GGAAACCGAAGGGAATTATAAGACCGGTCGGTGGTCACTTGGCGACACTTTGTTGGACCATGAAAGCAGTTTAcggaatgaataaaaatagtgtTTGGTGGGCAGCTTCTGATATGGGATGGGTTGTTGGACATTCATATATTTGCTATGGTCCTCTCGTGTACGGCGCGACGAGCGTAATGTATGAAGGAAAACCCGACAGGACACCGGATGCTAGTCAATATTTCag AATCATTGAGCAACATGGCGTAAACGCATTATTTTGCGTGCCTACAGCTTTACGAGTTATAAGACGGGCTGATCCGGAAACATtattaggaaaaaaatattcattaaaatc tttaaaaacgATATTTGTGGCTGGGGAATTTTGCGATTATGAAACAAAAGCTTGGGCCGAGAAAGTATTTAAGGTGCCAATTCTAAATCACTGGTGGCAATCAGAGACCGGACATCCCATTACATCACTATGCACAGGATATGGTCATTATCCTAGTTTGCCAAAGTTTAGTACAGGACTTGCTATACCTGGATACGAGA TTCACATCTTGCGCGAAGATGGAAGTAGAGCGTTACAACACGAACTCGGACGAATCGCGATAAAGTTGCCGTTACCACCTGGATGTATGTCAACTCTTTATCGAACACCCGAAAGATTtaaggaaatatatttctcgacATTTCCG gGTTACTACGACACTATGGATGCTGGCTACATCGACGAATTCGGTTATATTTACGTGACAGCGCGGGACGATGACATTATAAATGTAGCTGGGCACAGAATATCAACAGCTGCACTGGAAGATATTATCTTTGCTCATCCCGATGTCGTGGAAGCTGCGGTTGTCGGTGTACCAGATCATACCAAAGGAGAAGTACCACTGTGCCTTTACATTAAACGAAACG ATGTCACATGCAACGAGGAGGAAATAAATCAAGAGCTTGTCGCACGGGTGAGAAGCATGATGGGCCCGATCGCGTCTTTTCGGGTCGCCGCAGCTGTTACCGCGTTACCTAAAACGCGCTCGGGGAAGATAATTCGCAAATCTATTGCTTCATTGGCACGATCGAAACCATTCAAG atttcAAGCACGATCGAAGATCCAACAGTATTCCGTGAAATTAAGGAGGTACTTCAAAAGCTTGGATACGCAAAACTGGCCCCGGATCCACAATAA